The Vitis vinifera cultivar Pinot Noir 40024 chromosome 7, ASM3070453v1 genomic interval TTAGCAAAGTCTAGAACATTCATGAAGTGCTGTTTCTTGATTTTGTGAAGGGGTTGAGACATTGGTTCTGTCTGAAGATTGAATCTTTGTAtgttttctaggtttttttttcacttgCTATATGTTTTATTGAGTGAAATCTTAGCTATTGTGTGAGGCACACAATTACATATACATGTGTGTGCATAtatttatgtatgtatatataatgtTAAAATGTAGAATCAATAGTAAAGTTTCTTTAAGCACCTTGAATGAGTGCATTCAGCTTACAATTGGAAGAGAACAGAACCAAACCATTAACAGCTGCTGCTTAAGCATATATGTTGCAAGTTAGTTGCTTTGTTCATGTTGTTATCTTCTGTTCACCACTTGATTTAGCTTTATAACCATGTGTTTGGCTGAAGTGTCCTTGTTTGAACCTTTAGGGCCAAGAGAACTAACTGGTGCAGTAGATCTCATAAATCATTACAAGTTGGTGGCTCACCATGAGTTTTTCTGCAAGAGGTCACTTCCTTTGTCAATTTCCGACACACACTATCTTCACAATGTGGTGGGGGACACAGAGATCAGAAAAGGAGATGGAATGCAACTGGATCAACTTATTCAGAACACCTCCTATTCCAGAGATACGAATGTGCGTATACAACCTTTTGACCTAGATGTTCTCAGGGAGGCATTCCAACTAAGGGAAACTGCTCCAATTGATCTGCCTCCTGTAAGAAATCTACCGCCTTGatgtttatttctttgttttgttttgattcAATTGCTtctttggttttgttttgattCAGTTGCACATGCTAGTTTGTTAGTCTGTCTTGTATCTCTGGTTCCTAAATTAATATCACCCTGCAATATATTTCCTCCACTTTTTGCTATATGCTTCAAAATGTTTCTGCCAGCCATGGGTGAAGTGATTGTCCATTTGTTTGGTGTTGTTCAGGCAGAGAAGGGGATTCCAACAATTGCTGGAAAATCAAAAAGTGAGTCAAAAGACAAGGAGAGGAAGCATAAAAAGCACAAGGATAGAGACAAAGAGAAGGATAAAGAGCATAAGAAGCACAAGCACCGCCATAATCGAAGTAAAGAGAAGGACAAGGAGAAAAAGGATAGAAGTGGGCAGCATGATTCTGCTGCTGATCACTCAAAGAAACACCATGAGAAGGTTTGTAGATTGTTAACCTCTTGCAGATGCTTTGCCTTGCTTCCCTGTCTCATTTGCTTTAAGAAcacaaaattttttatgatcCTGATTTAGTCCATACATTAATAGCTTTCTACTTCGGGTTTGGAGAGTCCAAAAAGTCAACTCCTAGGATATTAAAAGAATTacatattccttttttttttaaattccaaagaAGAGTTTTCACTTTGGACTGCTGAAATTAAGTAGTTAGTGGTGGAAGGATAAACTGATGCCCTCCTTGATGTGAATCCAATTTGAGGTTTTTCTGGAATTTAAGTTAAGTTTTCCACCTGATTCTTGGATTTGAAtgccttttcttttccatatgATGACTTCAGAAAAGGAAGCATGATGGGGAGGAAGATGTTAATGACATTCAGAGACACAAGAAAAGTAAGGTAATTGGGACAATCAGATTCTTGTTTGgatgattttgttttctcttcagATCTAGCAGTCATCTTGTTAtgtggcttttttttttcctttttttttttatctgatCTTGTCATGTGGGTTTCCTGTGCACATTCCCACTGTTTTGCCATCTGGCCTTCAGTATCTTCCTCAATTAAGCTCTCTGCTTTTCCACTAAATCATTGCAGCATAAGAGCTCAAAAATTGACGAACTGGGTGCAATAAAGGTAGCTGGCTGAAAAGCTGGCATGTATTCTAGTTTATTCATTGTCTTCAGATGGTTTTCATTGAGAATTTGGTGGAATCTCGCTTACTGTTGCCAAATTGCTTGAGGTACACATTCTGTTTTAGACCtgtctttttattcttttgttgagcTGGTTGTGCAACTGTATCACATAGGAAGGCACTCTAGGGACTGGGGCTTGTCAGAGGCCCTGAAattgtgtttcttttttatatttcatcaaCTGCGGAcatgaaactaaaaaatattagtaatcAGCTTGTTCTTAGTAGCATTTCTGTATCAAATATTTCACTCAAGAAATTAGACAGGCAACCATTAGTCTGTGCCCTGTAGTGATTTAAGTGGCATTATAAAGTTCAATCATTTGTCCTTTCTTCTGCATTTTGGCATTTCTTGTATACTCCATGTGTACTTAGTGTGCCTTTTCTtgtacttttaatatatttgcttttacctatcaaaaaaaaaaaaaaaaaaaagttcaatcaTGTCTGAGTACCATGCACTATAGGAGATCGCCGGTGAGCAAGACAACATAAAGTTTGCAAGTTTTAACTTTTAGCATTTGAAATAGTTTTTAGTGCTTTGCTTATAGCAAGCAATGCCAAGTGATCTGCCCTTTTAAGTCCTGTACACATAATTATCCAGTTTTTGAAACCTACTTTAGAATTGGATGATCTATGTAGTTGAATTATCTGAAGCGATGGTTCTAGTTTAGAAAGCTACAAAAGCAAGCAATGGATTTGGATATTTTGGTAGAAATTATCTGGAGTGTTCTATCCATTTCATAAAAGAGTGATTTGATTTAAGGATGGATCATTGGCAAGGCAAGAATGCTATGGTAAAAAATGCATGTGATTTTGAGGAGTGGGACATAGCGTGTATTGTCTAAGACAATGATAAGAAATGTGGGCAGAGTCCAGGTGAAAATGATTACGGCCGTGATTTAACAAAAGGTGTGACCCAGAATAGCATAGAGCAGGATGCCATAAAATGATATACGTAAAATAAATGTGTTTATAAGAAGTTGGAAATAGTGCAGACTGGTTGAAAACAATAAGGAGGCTTGGAGAATGTGGCAAAGGTTGTCAGAAAACACATCATGGTCTATGATTTGACAAGAATTGTGGCCATATATAGTGCAGAGCAGGATGGCATAACATGATTAATTGGATATGATCCCAAGAAATTGCAATGTGACATCCTGCCTCATGTTCCTTCTTAGTATGGCAACATATACTGACCTTAAATAAGCACGATTGTCTTTTTTTTCTGATCATATCCTTTTCCTTCTAATGTAGAGTCTATGAAGCTTTACCTTTTGCCTTATCATGTTAGATATGATCCCAAGAAATTGCAACATGACACTCCACCTCTCCACCTCTTGCTCCTTCCTAGTATGGAAACATACACTGACCCTGAGTAAGCACCATTGTCTTGCTTTTCTAATCATATTCTATCCCTGCTAATCTAGAGACTACAAAGCTTTACCTTTTGCCTTATCATGTTGGTCTGGAACCATACTTCTATGCTGCCTGATAAACATTTGGAGACTGGTGACAAGAAGGTTGTTCCTGAACCAGATTCCTTTCCAAGGACCTGGATGGTCTGATCCAACTGAATATTTTACTCAATAACTATTTTCCAGGTCTGATCTAACTGAATTTCTTACAAGTTAATGATAATGTAATGCTGTGTTTTACGAGTACATTCTCAAGAGTCTCAGTATTGTGTGCTCTCCTTGTCTATCTTTAGCGGTATAGTTTGGATAGACAATGGAATGCCTCAAAAGAGCCCCCTGTCCCCCCACCAGGTTGCCAACAATCAAACGAAAAAAGGCCCCAAAAAGGAACAAGCCTAGGTCCACATGCAGTTCCTTCTTGGCACATGTGCTGGGACTAGGTATAGATGATAATTTGTTGTTGAGGTTTGATGAGAACTCTTGCATTTAGTTGCTTGTGATGACAGGAGATCAAAATATCTATATTTGAGGGAGGGCGGAATTAGTTTGTCTtcgaaataaaatcaaaagccTCCTTGTAGAAACCATTTTGAATGATTGTGGAAGGAAACCAGGCTGCAAGTTTGTAAGCTAATCTTTGGCATGCTGTGGGGGGTCCGTCTCTGGTCTTTGTATGCTCTTAATTGGattatttttaggattttgtgagaggGCTGAGAAAAAGTTGTTCTGGGCTCAGATTTGTTattcaccattttttatttctcttaatcCTCCTTTTCCACTGGGTCAACGACAAACTGGAAGCACTCAAGAAGGGAGCCTGGATGTTGAGAAGTAAAATAGCCATTCCATAATGACAGTTTACCTTTATGTTTAGAGGTTTATGACATAGACATGCAACTATTTGTATACCTTCAAACTTGTGCAAGGTTTTATTTTAGGTCATGTTTTGGGATATCGAGAGCATGAGCTTGGTTCCAATTGTAGCATACTCATTTGCTTCACCTGCATCACACATTGTCTGGAAACTTATTCTGTAATTTTAtgaagattgaaaatttgaactCTTGACGCTGTGTACACTGCTGACCAAGCTGGTTCCCCCTTTTTGTGCACTTGTCTGTGTATTAACTGTTGCAACATTTAAAtgcattaaatatgaaaaagaaataaaatgaagaactTAGGGTAGGGAAGATTAATGCTACTGGAATTGGGACAGTTATCTTTATTGTGAGAAATGCTCATATTGATATTTGAAAACCCCAACCCCCATAGAGAAaaacccaaataaaataaaaataaaatcccagGCTAAACAAGGGGCAAAATTTTCCCATAGATGTGCATATTGGTTTGGTGCCTTGgtacttctttttatttttatttttattttatttttgcttgtCCAGCATATATTACCATTTGATGATGCTGAACTTATATCAGAAgttttcataaatattattgtgGTCATTATCAGTTGTCTGGATACTTGTATTATGTAACATCCTTTTTCTGTTCTCTGTGCAGAATAGTGTCTGAAGTAAAGGTTGTTGAAAAGGTGAATTCACCTGTTGAAGAATATTTGGATGCTTGAGGTACAAATTGCTGAAAATGAACTTCTTTGTATCATAACAAGGCTCTGATATAATTTGCAGTAACATACAGAACTCTGatctatttctttttctcagTTATTGTGGCGCATTGGATATCTCAGCACTTACCCATAATTGTAATCCTTTCATTTTAGAAGTCCACAGCTAAGTTTATAATCAGTCTGAATTAGAGTCTGCAGCTATGATTTGTAGGAGAAATATGTTAGGAAAGGGGGTGTGTCTATAttggttttctttttggtttga includes:
- the LOC100251197 gene encoding mediator of RNA polymerase II transcription subunit 19a isoform X1 codes for the protein MDPEGAKFGRGPRELTGAVDLINHYKLVAHHEFFCKRSLPLSISDTHYLHNVVGDTEIRKGDGMQLDQLIQNTSYSRDTNVRIQPFDLDVLREAFQLRETAPIDLPPAEKGIPTIAGKSKSESKDKERKHKKHKDRDKEKDKEHKKHKHRHNRSKEKDKEKKDRSGQHDSAADHSKKHHEKKRKHDGEEDVNDIQRHKKSKHKSSKIDELGAIKVAG
- the LOC100251197 gene encoding mediator of RNA polymerase II transcription subunit 19a isoform X2, giving the protein MDPEGAKFGRGPRELTGAVDLINHYKLVAHHEFFCKRSLPLSISDTHYLHNVVGDTEIRKGDGMQLDQLIQNTSYSRDTNVRIQPFDLDVLREAFQLRETAPIDLPPAEKGIPTIAGKSKSESKDKERKHKKHKDRDKEKDKEHKKHKHRHNRSKEKDKEKKDRSGQHDSAADHSKKHHEKKRKHDGEEDVNDIQRHKKSKNSV